The following proteins are encoded in a genomic region of Xenopus laevis strain J_2021 chromosome 3L, Xenopus_laevis_v10.1, whole genome shotgun sequence:
- the LOC108711671 gene encoding hepatic lectin, whose product MDRGKHEAYANFPNEMERAELTVKMRQIYKELKEGERRQRRLLMVLVPLLLFIFISLIILSLRFIYYSRVSEAVDDIKKDILQTIRKKNGQCDPGWRAFGGSCYYIVSEMTWTDAQTFCKKLNSNLVIINSEMEQNFLESIANRSDVWIGLRRAQRNEWRWVDGTIHNVSDGFWMKGEPFNAGGKEDCVHILLGRKWNDRDCTFEEKSFCEK is encoded by the exons ATGGACAGAG GAAAACATGAAGCATATGCAAATTTCCCAAACGAGATGGAACGAGCTGAGCTTACAGTGAAAATGAGGCAAATTTATAAAGAACTTAAAGAAGGAGAGAGGAGACAGAGGAGACTCCTGATGGTTCTGGTGCCCCTGCTGCTTTTTATCTTCATTTCCCTGATAATCCTAAGTCTCAGATTTATATACT ATTCCCGTGTATCAGAGGCTGTGGACGATATAAAGAAGGACATCTTGCAGACAATACGAAAAA AGAATGGTCAGTGTGATCCTGGCTGGAGAGCATTTGGGGGCAGCTGTTATTACATTGTCTCAGAGATGACCTGGACAGATGCCCAGACCTTTTGTAAAAAATTGAACAGTAACCTGGTAATTATCAACAGTGAGATGGAACAG AACTTCCTTGAAAGTATTGCTAACAGGTCAGACGTTTGGATTGGTCTCAGAAGGGCTCAGAGGAATGAGTGGAGATGGGTGGATGGAACAATCCATAATGTATCAGATGG ATTCTGGATGAAGGGGGAGCCATTTAATGCCGGTGGAAAAGAAGACTGTGTTCACATTTTGCTGGGCAGAAAGTGGAACGATAGAGACTGCACTTTTGAGGAAAAATCATTCTGTGAGAAATAA